A stretch of DNA from Anabrus simplex isolate iqAnaSimp1 chromosome 12, ASM4041472v1, whole genome shotgun sequence:
GTAGCACTGGCAAATAACATATCTGGTGCTTGTAATAACAGTATTACTACACCTGTGAAAGAAATGACTTTGCCTTTGGTAGCAGGGCAGACTATGCAGGTGGATAGCGGTAGTAACCTTGCGCCCTCACATGAATCACAGAATGAACAAAATCAGATGTCACAATCCTCAGAATCTCATTGTAGCACCTTTGAAAATCCTCTTCAGGAATCAAACCAAGGAGGTATGCATTATGAACATAGTCAGAGTATGTGTGATACTAATGTACTTGGAAATTCCAGTATTGATGGAGTGCAGTACAATGGGAAATTACCCATGTCCTTTACATCCTGTCCAGTCAGTCAAAACAACATCCAAGGAATGCTTGGGGTATCACATCCAGCAACTCAGCAGTTTATTAGTCAGGACAGTCTTGCCACATCTTCATGTGGAAAGACACTTATGTCAGCAAACTGTGGTGCCAGCAGTGTTCAAGAAATACCTCCCACTGACCAAGCAGTGTGGCAGGAAAGCCAGGGCATATCGTCATCCTCTGTGACTCAGAACAATAGCGTTCAAAGTAGTTACGCAAGTAATCCTGCTGTCATGCCGCAGAGTATTACATCCTGGGCCACAAATCACAGTGGTACTATCACGTTAACAAATGGAACCCAGTCTGTGCCTTCTGTCTGTCTTAAGCAGGAAGGGCAGGGATTGTGCGAAACTAATCCATCAGTAGCAATGGCAAATAACGTATCTTCTGTAACCAGTCATAACGCTACCACCTTGCCTGTGAGTGAAACGACGCTGCCTTTGCCCGTAGCGCAGTTTAAACAAGAGGGTAATAATAGTGTCACTGGTGTAGTGTCGTATGTGCCTTCAGGTTTTGGTCAGGGGGTCCAGGGATTGTGTGTTGGTGGTCCAGGGAACACTGTGGTCTCGGCACCATTCACGTCTACAGTGTGTGCTAAGCAGAAAATTAAGGAACTGCCTACAAATGACTTCCTTTCAGGACAAGTGAGACCAGTTAATGTGCCTTCCATGTGCAGTGATCAACGAATTGTTTGCTTGCCAACAAATGAAATGTTTTCGAATGCTGCTCAGACTTCTGTTGTTCAGTGTTCTCGTACCAAAAGTCTCGTTCGACTTCTACCTAAAACGCCCGTACCTGAAAAGTGCAACTCAGCCCCCCAACAGGTGGTTCAGTCGAGCGTGCAATGGCCAGTTCAGATGTCTGGTACAGGCCAGCCTTGGATGAACGTTCAAGTTTTACCTCAAgcgattggtaataataataataataataatgtgagaacAGTAATGATAAACAATCAGACAGTAGGGCTAACAAATGAAGAGTGTATTAATCAGGACAGTGCTCTTGCTCATGTCTATCCAAAGACTGCACCAGCAAATATGCTTCAGCCTGCAGGTCAAGATAGAAGCGTTGTAAATTTTCAGCCAGCACCCTTCTGGCAGCAGGCATCGCCTGTGATGCCTTCACCTCAAGTCGTCAATGTTGTTCCCATGGGCATGTCCCCAGCTACCCAGTTTGTTGTGCTGAATCCCACATTTCCAGTGAATTCCTTCGGACAGTACCTCCCTGCACCATTCACGAACGTTGCCAATCCGTCTTATTCTCTTCCGGTCATGTTTGTACAAAATCAGCTACAGTTACAAGGAAATAGTTTAGTTATGGGACCAAATCAAACTTGGTTACCAGGCCAAGGATCAGGTGTGATACATCCATGAATTATGAGCTAAGTCATGGTGGTGAAAAGTGTTAAAGAAATTATTCCTGGCTCATGTAGCTATGATCCGACAAAATTTCTTATGAAGAAATTATaaagctatgagtttgcattcgggagataatgggttggaaccccactgccggcagccctgaggaatggttttccgtggtttctcattttcacaccgagcaaattctcgggctgtaccttaattaaggccacgctcactTATCTCCCAGTCCGCCTgtcctatcccaacatcgccataatACCAACTTTCGTTGGGGCAGCGTAAAATTAATAACAGCAAAAGAAAAATGCATTCCTGTGCAGTAAACTCATGGTTATTTATGCTAATGAAGGTGAGAATATATATACAATAAATCaagaaacatgaaaataaattagctTTCACTGCACATACATTGTACCAGTGATGATAACttcttccattttttaaaatacatttttctaacCAGTGCAGAAGTGCGGCTTCCACCTCTTCGTGGGCATTCTTGCTTTAAACTATCACACTTCAAAAGTCTACCACTGTCACTCATCCTCCCACAGTTCCTTAGCTTTTCATAAAATTGCAAACAGTCTGAGGCTCCTTTTCCATAATCTGCTACCAACTTGGCAGTTGACTTTTCCTTCTCGAGATttttttcttcatcatcatatgcagtttccacctgttggccaggtctgtttggaacataagcctctccatctcctcttgtcttacCACCACTTGttcctagtcactcttgcccagtcctcttgATTTCTCTGTACACATTCTTCCACTcgatccacctgtctcttggtcttcctcttggtcattttcctgttatctccatttcgtacGTCCTCCTCGGTATCCtgtcctctgtcattctcttcatgtgtccatactaGTGATGGggcgaactagctcttttgagggagctagctcatttgctcccgctcctaactgagagtcgttcagaAGAGTCAACTCTTGAGAGCGGGTAGGTTGGAGCGAGCCGAGGAAGTCGGCGCTTTCcgcctccaggttcgttcgttcatgcgttcttccggttt
This window harbors:
- the LOC136884041 gene encoding uncharacterized protein; protein product: MALEQDQQHGKGTRGSNTACGRKMKTDVTTVLVPKLEPQDISDHEVCQVPNAEEEEMITPCVSGKRNLEQGTSPSSSARTEGNNFAGDVQNNIAADIRNNSAADVRDQIKFCRYYRKDNQNQSYFARHMLYHAKGKRYCCKHCSKIFACPTNYSLHKLFHSREKYQNSGHGTSVAPAGTDLHNQSSRLSSNAYESPSKLSNNAYESPLKKSNQGGIDYERSRQICETEMLRSTNRMRQKNPSGEQVQFKIKLPLSTSVGTTSQDSSQVVQPVSQQGSSASTHKGDDNTNDQRLCSSDQLASQDSSTSTSCSDTQTVSTNSDTSNVQEMSHFDQTAWQQNPSVSPFSASQNGSIQGCYTPNITSLATNSSDNFTSTNRLQSLPSVCVNQVIQGLCGSDQSVALANNISGACNNSITTPVKEMTLPLVAGQTMQVDSGSNLAPSHESQNEQNQMSQSSESHCSTFENPLQESNQGGMHYEHSQSMCDTNVLGNSSIDGVQYNGKLPMSFTSCPVSQNNIQGMLGVSHPATQQFISQDSLATSSCGKTLMSANCGASSVQEIPPTDQAVWQESQGISSSSVTQNNSVQSSYASNPAVMPQSITSWATNHSGTITLTNGTQSVPSVCLKQEGQGLCETNPSVAMANNVSSVTSHNATTLPVSETTLPLPVAQFKQEGNNSVTGVVSYVPSGFGQGVQGLCVGGPGNTVVSAPFTSTVCAKQKIKELPTNDFLSGQVRPVNVPSMCSDQRIVCLPTNEMFSNAAQTSVVQCSRTKSLVRLLPKTPVPEKCNSAPQQVVQSSVQWPVQMSGTGQPWMNVQVLPQAIGNNNNNNNVRTVMINNQTVGLTNEECINQDSALAHVYPKTAPANMLQPAGQDRSVVNFQPAPFWQQASPVMPSPQVVNVVPMGMSPATQFVVLNPTFPVNSFGQYLPAPFTNVANPSYSLPVMFVQNQLQLQGNSLVMGPNQTWLPGQGSGVIHP